The Psychrobacter sp. M13 genome segment TAAAAATTGCGCCATATACTTAGCAGGTACATGGCCTTCAAAGACGTAATCATCAGTAGTGACTACCGTATGACAAGACCGCATCTCAGTTGGAATGCCGTAACGCTCTTTAAATCCTGCTAAGTCCGCAACATCGTGCGCAGTTGCACTTAGACCATTATCTTCTGCATGACTTATCCATTCTTTACAGCAGCCGCAATTGGCATCTTTATAGACCGTGGCTGAGACGTTTTCTAGTAGGTCTGGTTTACTTACTGACATTGTCATCATATGAGCACTTTTAGCGTTTGGTTCATCTTCCTTTAAAGTGATAGCTGTTGCATTTTCGGTTGTTACTGATGTTGTGCTTGCATCAGATACGCCACTACTCGGTTGGCTACAAGAAAATAGTGATGAGGCGGCAAGTAATACTAACGTACTACGCAACCCCTTAGACAGATGACGATTGAATATAAGACTGGATTTCATTTT includes the following:
- a CDS encoding DUF411 domain-containing protein; amino-acid sequence: MTPLKMKSSLIFNRHLSKGLRSTLVLLAASSLFSCSQPSSGVSDASTTSVTTENATAITLKEDEPNAKSAHMMTMSVSKPDLLENVSATVYKDANCGCCKEWISHAEDNGLSATAHDVADLAGFKERYGIPTEMRSCHTVVTTDDYVFEGHVPAKYMAQFLENPPVQAMGLAVPGMPVGSPGMEYQNKFQPYQIMQLNKDGTTQVYADIESVEQQL